TGTCCGCTGCGGCGTGAACTCGGGGTTCGTCATCTACGACGAGAACGTGCCCCTCGATGCGATCAGCGATCCCGCCATCGACATCGCGGGCCACATGCAGAAATACGCGGACCGGAACACCGTCGGCATCCCGAAGCCCGTCATGGAAACGCTTTCCGGCCGGAGCGGGTTCGCCCCCTCCGGAAAGGTCGTCGACGGCTACGAGATGTACGAATGGAAAAAGAGCGGATGAGGAGGGAGGGGGCGCTCCAGCCGGCCGTTATTCAATCCTGCAGCCTTTCAACCCGGTTCGCAATCTGCCGGTGATGGCTGTTCGTCTGGAGCGTGATCTCCCGGATCATTTGCAGGTATTCATGATCCGTGGTTTTCAGAATATCCTGGTATTTCGACTCCAGGATCGATTTTTCCATATCCAGGGACAGGAAAAGAACCTGTTTCCGGCTGACTTCCCCCCTTTCCACTTTGAGCCGGTTCCCCTTGATTCCATCGATGACGGTCCGGATGGCGGAAAGGCTGAACGGCCGGCCCGTCTCGAAGAGCCTCGGGTTCGCCCGGAGGCGGGCGGACATGGTCCCTATGAATTCGGCGTGACGGATTTCCTCGTCTACGAGGTTCGACCAGAACGGACGATCTTCCGGCCATTTCGCACTGCAGGCGCGGTAGAAATCGGCCACCGCTCGTTCGAGATCCCCCATCGCCTCCATGACGTTCAGGGCTTTCTCGACTTCTGTTGGTCCCATGATTCACATCCTAGTTCGGGCCGGTTCGCCCTCCGGCGTCGTCTTCAGGGAAGCAGGAAACCGATCAGGGCCAGGATCACCGCCTGGAAGAAGCGGATGACCGGGTCCAGGACGCCGAGCAGGAGAAGGCCGATGATGATGAAGAATCCGAAGGGCTCGATCCGGGCCAGGGCATACTGAAACCTCACGGATGTAAAGCCCATGAGGATTTTCGACCCGTCGAGCGGCGGAATGGGGATCAGGTTGAAGGCGGCCAGGATGATGTTGATTTTCGCCATGTAATAGAGAAGCGTGGCGACCGTCCCGGCCGGCTGCGGATCGAGGATCCGGTACAGGAGAAAAGCGAGGAAGGCCAGGATCATGTTGGCGACGATCCCCGCCGAGGAAACCAGGATGAGGCCCCTGCGGGTGTCCCGGATATAGGAGAGGTTGAAGGGCACCGGCTTTGCCCAGCCGAAACCGAAGAGAAACAGCATCAGCGTCCCGATCGGGTCGAGGTGGCTGATGGGATTCAGCGTCAGCCGGCCCATGGCTTTTGCGGTGGGATCCCCCATTTTCCATGCGACCCAGCCGTGTGCCAGTTCGTGGATGATGATGGAATACAACAGCGGGATCGCCAGGAGCACAAATGCCAGCGGATCCCGGATGAGCAGGTTCAACAGTCCCATACCCGTTCTTTCCCTCCGGAGGATTGGTTTTGACAGGCGTCATGGTACACGTCCGGTGGCGGCAA
This DNA window, taken from Syntrophales bacterium, encodes the following:
- a CDS encoding site-2 protease family protein translates to MGLLNLLIRDPLAFVLLAIPLLYSIIIHELAHGWVAWKMGDPTAKAMGRLTLNPISHLDPIGTLMLFLFGFGWAKPVPFNLSYIRDTRRGLILVSSAGIVANMILAFLAFLLYRILDPQPAGTVATLLYYMAKINIILAAFNLIPIPPLDGSKILMGFTSVRFQYALARIEPFGFFIIIGLLLLGVLDPVIRFFQAVILALIGFLLP